In Paenibacillus ihbetae, the following are encoded in one genomic region:
- a CDS encoding sensor histidine kinase, with the protein MMLRLIKSKFNDLKFRGKLLLSHLIIALIPILLLGTLSFYQSYRAQLKELENEARSSLNQAASILDYKINRYNMLCEFLVLNRELSAVFLKDYGSNYFRMYLDFRDFVDPMIAQTKLMDEDIEDITFYTSGDLLGIRGNILPLEELREQPWYNGEKGRRWIVHDGRVYLLQQLISNLRESNYMVITIHHDSLFADLDRLSDHISVSIEGRDQEPVYQSPMSAPQAARDTTVLREPLQNVDWAIKYTLSHANAYFNALTIFKITFFVIMLSLLITFCLIYIFSTNFTRRIVRLKNKVDKVEQDNLDVVIYSSSKDEVGELTNGIAKMLGRINSLIKQVYEAEIAKRESEYNQLIVQINPHFLYNTLSFINWRAVKKHDIETSYIVASLAKFYRTTLNKGKTRVRVKDELENIKAYIDLQLIMHDGGFEVEYEVDEELLGQEIIHFILQPIVENAIKHGFADAAGEDRLLQILVYRAGRELKLSVRDNGVGMLPEQASRLLLPEGGSSGCGVKNVNDRIRLYYGPEYGLDIESELELGTTVTITLPYDP; encoded by the coding sequence ATGATGCTACGACTGATCAAAAGCAAGTTCAACGATTTGAAATTTCGCGGGAAGCTGCTGCTCTCCCATCTGATCATTGCGCTGATTCCGATCCTGCTGCTGGGTACGCTTTCTTTTTACCAATCCTACCGTGCCCAATTGAAAGAGCTGGAGAACGAAGCCAGGTCCAGCCTGAACCAGGCAGCCAGCATTCTCGACTATAAAATCAACCGGTATAACATGCTGTGCGAGTTCCTCGTGCTGAACCGGGAGTTATCCGCCGTATTTCTCAAGGACTATGGCAGCAACTACTTTCGCATGTACCTCGACTTCAGAGACTTCGTGGACCCGATGATCGCGCAGACGAAGCTGATGGATGAAGATATTGAAGACATTACGTTCTATACATCAGGAGATTTGCTCGGAATTCGCGGAAACATCCTCCCGCTTGAGGAACTGAGGGAGCAGCCGTGGTATAACGGGGAAAAAGGGCGGCGCTGGATCGTTCATGACGGACGCGTCTATTTGCTGCAGCAATTGATCAGTAATTTGCGGGAAAGCAATTACATGGTGATTACCATCCATCACGACAGTCTGTTTGCCGACCTGGATCGATTGTCTGACCATATTTCCGTCAGCATTGAAGGCCGGGACCAGGAGCCGGTGTATCAAAGCCCGATGTCAGCGCCGCAAGCCGCCCGTGACACGACAGTTCTCCGGGAGCCGCTGCAGAACGTCGATTGGGCAATCAAGTATACGCTGTCCCACGCCAATGCCTATTTCAATGCGCTGACGATTTTTAAAATCACCTTTTTTGTCATTATGCTCAGCCTGCTGATCACGTTCTGCCTGATCTATATTTTTTCCACCAACTTCACCCGCCGCATCGTCCGGCTGAAGAATAAAGTCGACAAGGTGGAGCAAGACAATCTCGACGTCGTCATCTACAGTTCGTCCAAGGACGAGGTCGGCGAGCTGACCAACGGCATTGCCAAGATGCTTGGCCGGATCAACAGCCTGATCAAACAGGTCTACGAGGCTGAAATCGCGAAGCGGGAGAGTGAGTACAACCAGCTGATCGTGCAGATCAACCCGCATTTTTTGTATAACACGTTATCGTTCATCAACTGGCGGGCGGTCAAGAAGCATGACATTGAAACAAGCTACATCGTCGCCTCCCTGGCCAAGTTCTATCGCACCACGCTGAACAAGGGCAAAACCCGGGTTAGAGTCAAGGACGAATTGGAAAATATCAAGGCATACATCGATTTGCAATTGATCATGCATGACGGCGGCTTTGAGGTTGAATACGAGGTTGATGAGGAGCTGCTTGGGCAGGAAATCATCCATTTTATTTTGCAGCCAATCGTGGAAAACGCGATTAAACACGGGTTTGCGGATGCGGCAGGCGAAGACCGGCTGCTGCAAATTTTGGTCTATCGCGCTGGCCGGGAGCTCAAGCTAAGCGTGCGCGACAACGGCGTCGGCATGCTTCCGGAGCAGGCATCGCGCCTTTTACTGCCGGAAGGCGGCAGCAGCGGCTGCGGCGTCAAAAACGTCAATGACCGCATCCGGCTGTACTACGGCCCGGAGTACGGGCTCGACATAGAGAGCGAGCTTGAGCTCGGTACGACAGTAACGATTACGCTGCCTTATGATCCGTAA
- a CDS encoding carbohydrate ABC transporter permease, translating to MMAEHVPQSNGRPRPGTERLGAPARRKGLSFIFYLISSVIAVMMFLPFYWSVLTSFKPDNEMFSMPIKWITTNITFEHYYNAFTTVPFGLYFWNSFVLATTGVLLNLFFGSLSGYAFAKLDFKMNQPFFRILLVSMMVPGIVTMIPSVYVLRHIPFVGGNDLFGSGGHGLMNSFWGIILPGASGTFAVFFMRQFFLTLPKDMMEMARIEGCGEFKIFWRIYLPLTKPALATLGIFTFQAGWNSFLWPMIVLNDPAKATIQMGLQAFSYNYQTDYGPMMAGALVAILPILVLFLMLQRYFIQGIAFSGIKG from the coding sequence ATGATGGCGGAACATGTTCCCCAATCGAACGGGCGTCCCCGGCCCGGTACTGAAAGGCTGGGAGCGCCGGCGAGAAGAAAAGGGTTGAGCTTCATTTTTTACCTGATCAGCAGCGTGATTGCCGTGATGATGTTTTTGCCTTTTTACTGGAGCGTGCTTACCTCCTTTAAACCGGACAACGAGATGTTCAGCATGCCGATCAAATGGATAACAACCAATATCACGTTCGAGCATTACTACAATGCGTTTACAACGGTCCCGTTCGGCCTGTATTTCTGGAATTCCTTTGTGCTTGCGACTACCGGGGTGCTGCTCAACCTGTTCTTCGGATCGCTAAGCGGCTATGCGTTTGCCAAACTGGATTTCAAGATGAACCAGCCGTTCTTCCGGATATTGCTGGTGTCCATGATGGTTCCAGGAATTGTGACGATGATTCCAAGCGTGTACGTGCTGCGGCATATTCCGTTTGTCGGCGGTAACGACTTGTTTGGCAGCGGGGGGCACGGACTGATGAACTCGTTTTGGGGCATTATTTTGCCGGGAGCCTCGGGGACGTTTGCGGTGTTCTTCATGCGCCAGTTCTTCCTGACGCTGCCGAAGGACATGATGGAAATGGCCCGGATCGAAGGCTGCGGCGAATTCAAAATATTTTGGCGAATTTATTTGCCGCTGACGAAGCCGGCGCTGGCTACGCTGGGCATCTTCACCTTTCAAGCAGGTTGGAACAGCTTCCTGTGGCCGATGATCGTGCTGAACGATCCGGCCAAGGCGACGATTCAGATGGGATTGCAGGCGTTCTCTTACAATTATCAAACGGATTATGGACCGATGATGGCGGGGGCGTTGGTGGCAATATTGCCGATCCTGGTTCTGTTCCTGATGCTGCAGCGGTATTTTATCCAGGGCATTGCATTTAGCGGAATCAAGGGTTAG
- a CDS encoding carbohydrate ABC transporter permease gives MASVNKLGRHQARMAYLFITPTMLLFAVFMVIPVVMALYLSFTNYDVLSSHDWVGLDNYRRLAGDTLLWQTFLNVMYYAVVFVPLNLMISLLLAMLLNKRKAGVKLFRTFYYLPTLTSAVAAATVWIWMLHPEYGLINGLLGYFGMTGPAWVSQTETAMLSIIVMTLWQSVGSNMIIYLAGLQGVPDYLYESARLDGASRFACFRYITWPQLRPTTFLVSVMAIIGALQLFDQAFVLTQGGPANVTKTPVYLIYQQGFNQLQMGYASAQAFVLAIAILVFSIISMRLTKAEEPIV, from the coding sequence ATGGCATCCGTCAATAAGCTGGGGCGGCATCAAGCCCGAATGGCCTATCTGTTCATCACGCCAACGATGCTGCTGTTTGCCGTATTTATGGTCATTCCCGTCGTAATGGCCCTTTATCTCAGCTTCACCAACTACGACGTGCTCAGCAGTCACGATTGGGTGGGGCTGGATAATTACCGGCGGCTGGCGGGCGATACGCTGTTGTGGCAGACGTTTCTGAACGTCATGTATTACGCGGTGGTGTTTGTGCCGCTGAATCTGATGATTTCCCTGCTGCTGGCGATGCTGCTTAACAAAAGAAAAGCCGGAGTCAAGCTGTTTCGCACATTTTACTACTTGCCAACGCTGACCTCGGCCGTCGCTGCCGCGACCGTATGGATCTGGATGCTGCACCCGGAGTATGGCCTGATCAACGGGCTTCTGGGGTACTTTGGCATGACGGGACCAGCCTGGGTATCGCAGACGGAAACGGCCATGTTGTCCATCATCGTGATGACGCTATGGCAATCGGTCGGCTCGAATATGATCATTTATTTGGCCGGCCTGCAGGGTGTGCCCGATTATCTGTACGAGTCGGCCCGTCTGGACGGCGCGTCACGGTTCGCCTGCTTCCGCTACATCACCTGGCCGCAGCTGCGCCCGACCACGTTTCTCGTCAGCGTTATGGCGATTATCGGTGCGCTGCAGCTGTTTGACCAGGCCTTCGTCCTGACGCAGGGCGGTCCGGCCAACGTCACCAAGACGCCGGTCTACCTGATCTATCAGCAGGGATTCAACCAGCTGCAGATGGGCTATGCTTCGGCACAGGCATTTGTGCTGGCGATAGCGATCCTCGTGTTTTCTATCATCAGCATGAGATTGACCAAAGCGGAGGAGCCGATCGTATGA
- a CDS encoding glycoside hydrolase family 76 protein, whose protein sequence is MNAAMTEVWQERADRVQRALDKRFWNESIRMYNIETPCEGGKCNDIFHYWWMAHAVDVLVDGLERTGDQRYAERLRNFHEGILARNGGVWPNELYDDMEWMALAWLRAYQATGEPKYKAAVQTLWEDIKTGWNEQMGGGIAWQKSQLDYKNTPANAPAAILAMRLYTEFGNPDDLAWARRIYEWQEANLVDPETGLVWDGMNRTGDGAIDKDWRFTYCQGVFIGAAVELYRESGQPAYLEPAMRTFRVVQSEFTAPGTGLLPDEGGGDAGLFKGILVRYLAALARSAPEARDVAAFIAAQAEAAWRSQDDAEELPLFSTDWGRRPEPDETVQLSAQLSGAMLLEAAAMRMPGLQG, encoded by the coding sequence ATGAATGCAGCGATGACAGAGGTATGGCAAGAGCGGGCGGACCGGGTACAGCGGGCGCTCGATAAGCGGTTCTGGAACGAATCGATCCGCATGTACAACATTGAAACGCCGTGCGAGGGCGGAAAGTGCAATGATATTTTTCATTATTGGTGGATGGCCCATGCGGTCGATGTGCTGGTCGACGGACTTGAGCGCACCGGGGATCAGCGTTACGCTGAGCGGCTGCGGAATTTCCATGAGGGCATTCTGGCGCGCAACGGCGGCGTCTGGCCCAACGAGCTGTACGACGATATGGAATGGATGGCGCTTGCCTGGCTGCGGGCGTATCAAGCAACCGGCGAGCCGAAGTACAAAGCAGCGGTACAGACGTTATGGGAGGACATCAAGACCGGCTGGAACGAGCAGATGGGCGGCGGGATCGCCTGGCAGAAGTCGCAGCTGGATTATAAAAATACCCCAGCCAACGCTCCCGCGGCCATTCTGGCCATGCGGCTGTACACGGAGTTCGGCAATCCGGATGATCTGGCATGGGCACGGCGGATATACGAATGGCAGGAAGCGAATCTCGTCGATCCGGAGACCGGGCTTGTCTGGGATGGCATGAACCGGACCGGGGACGGTGCGATCGACAAGGATTGGAGATTCACCTATTGCCAGGGCGTGTTCATCGGGGCTGCGGTCGAGCTGTACCGAGAAAGCGGGCAGCCCGCCTATTTGGAGCCGGCCATGCGGACGTTCCGTGTGGTGCAAAGCGAATTCACCGCACCGGGGACCGGCCTTCTGCCCGATGAAGGCGGCGGGGATGCCGGACTGTTCAAAGGCATCCTGGTCCGTTATTTGGCAGCGCTGGCCCGATCCGCGCCGGAGGCGAGGGACGTTGCGGCGTTCATCGCGGCTCAGGCGGAGGCGGCCTGGCGGTCGCAGGATGATGCGGAGGAGCTGCCGCTCTTCAGCACCGATTGGGGGCGCAGGCCTGAGCCGGACGAGACGGTGCAGCTCAGCGCGCAGCTTAGCGGCGCGATGCTGCTGGAAGCGGCAGCGATGCGAATGCCCGGATTGCAGGGATAG
- a CDS encoding glycoside hydrolase family 43 protein — protein MKFNNPIIPGFYPDPSICRVGEDYYLVTSTFGYFPGVPVFHSRDLVNWHQIGHCLTSAEQLPLANASTSGGIYAPTLRYYEGWFYMTTTNVNGVGNFFVKSKDPAGPWSDPVPVAQQGIDPSLLFDDDGRVYFQTACLGNEGEGIYQCEIDISSGRKLTETRLIWRGTGGASPEAPHLYKMNGLYYLMIAEGGTEYGHMVTISRSKHPYGPFEPCPRNPILSHRSRRSSIHATGHADLVRAQDGTWWAVFLGIRPVSYPMRHHLGREVFLAPVNWADDGWPSIGIEGRVEETMDRPQLPECRWPGKPIRDDFDSKALGLDWVFLRNPVQGSWSLRERPGSLVLRGNASSLNDAGCPAFVGRRLCHFSSLISAALDFEPAYEGEEAGLTLFMNERYHYDLAVKLINGEKSVVFRRTVGSLRSEQTRRCSEGPVVLRVDAEPECFSFSIEQNASEVIVMGSGESHLLATEVAGGFTGVIVAMYAYGENGTTPAAFDWFDYEGIDNHASRV, from the coding sequence ATGAAATTCAACAACCCGATTATACCCGGCTTTTATCCTGATCCGAGCATCTGCCGCGTTGGCGAAGATTATTACTTGGTTACGAGCACATTTGGATATTTTCCTGGCGTTCCTGTTTTTCATAGCAGGGATCTGGTAAATTGGCATCAAATCGGGCATTGCCTGACATCGGCAGAGCAGCTGCCGCTTGCGAATGCTTCCACTTCCGGAGGGATATATGCGCCGACCCTTCGTTATTATGAGGGCTGGTTTTATATGACAACCACCAATGTTAACGGAGTTGGCAATTTTTTTGTCAAAAGCAAGGACCCAGCCGGTCCGTGGTCTGATCCGGTCCCCGTCGCCCAGCAAGGCATAGACCCTTCGCTTTTGTTTGATGACGATGGCCGCGTTTATTTTCAGACAGCCTGTTTAGGTAACGAGGGAGAGGGAATCTACCAATGTGAAATTGACATTTCAAGCGGCAGGAAATTAACGGAGACCCGCTTAATCTGGAGAGGAACGGGGGGAGCCAGCCCGGAAGCCCCGCACTTATATAAAATGAACGGCCTGTATTACTTAATGATTGCCGAGGGCGGAACCGAGTATGGTCATATGGTTACGATCTCGCGCAGCAAACATCCTTACGGACCGTTTGAGCCATGTCCCCGTAATCCCATCCTGTCCCATCGAAGCCGGAGAAGCAGCATACACGCGACCGGACACGCGGATTTGGTACGGGCTCAGGACGGCACGTGGTGGGCCGTTTTCTTGGGGATCAGGCCTGTTTCATACCCGATGCGCCATCATCTCGGCAGGGAGGTTTTCTTGGCTCCCGTAAACTGGGCGGATGACGGCTGGCCGAGCATCGGCATCGAGGGACGCGTTGAAGAGACGATGGATCGTCCGCAATTGCCCGAATGCCGGTGGCCTGGAAAGCCGATCCGGGATGATTTTGACAGTAAAGCGCTGGGCCTGGACTGGGTCTTCTTGCGCAACCCCGTACAAGGAAGCTGGTCGCTGCGCGAGCGTCCGGGCTCTCTGGTGCTTCGGGGCAATGCGTCCTCTTTAAACGATGCGGGCTGCCCGGCGTTTGTCGGGCGGCGGCTATGCCATTTTTCCAGCCTTATCTCTGCCGCGCTGGACTTTGAGCCTGCGTACGAGGGGGAGGAAGCAGGATTAACTCTGTTTATGAACGAAAGGTATCATTACGATCTTGCTGTAAAGCTGATTAACGGGGAGAAATCCGTCGTCTTCAGACGAACAGTAGGCTCGCTCCGTTCAGAGCAGACCCGGCGATGCTCAGAGGGACCTGTCGTATTAAGGGTTGACGCAGAGCCTGAGTGCTTCAGTTTCTCGATTGAGCAGAACGCGTCTGAAGTCATCGTTATGGGATCAGGCGAAAGCCATCTGCTTGCGACAGAAGTTGCCGGCGGGTTTACGGGCGTCATTGTTGCGATGTATGCATACGGTGAGAATGGAACGACGCCTGCGGCATTTGACTGGTTCGATTATGAAGGTATTGATAACCATGCCAGCAGAGTGTGA
- a CDS encoding ABC transporter substrate-binding protein, with product MRKWLIMMLTVVMFGGLLAGCGGSGGSSSGGDNGDNGKSGGKVQLTFWGDWGGEGQKQFETMVDAFNKSQDRIEVKYMLQQDMVTKFLTAATSGGAPDILFWDRWRTSLYAPKNVLRPIDEYITRDGLNPDDFYEESLKELTHDGKLYGLPLTVDARALFYNKKMFADAGLQPPTTWDELEQAAKTLTKWNGSKLEVAGFSMGDPGLFNMYLQQAGGQMLTEDGKTNFNNEQGKQVLEFWQRLLNEDKVYKIGFEEGLGEGNDAFVTGKVAMLYTGPWMMSTYNKYGKDLDYGIVPPPSGPNGDQGSVMGGFGLVIPQGSKHPEEAWEFIKWWTANKDNALLWAKTSLNMPGFKPALADPFFTEDPLWKPFTETLEFAKTRPTHPGYSVMEENAVIPNLELFMQNKQSLDDTLKKAQEQGDKLLADNASVE from the coding sequence ATGAGAAAGTGGCTGATCATGATGCTGACGGTTGTTATGTTCGGAGGGCTGCTCGCCGGCTGCGGAGGAAGCGGCGGGAGCAGCAGCGGCGGCGACAACGGGGACAACGGTAAGAGCGGCGGTAAGGTTCAATTGACCTTTTGGGGCGATTGGGGCGGAGAGGGACAGAAGCAGTTTGAGACGATGGTGGATGCGTTCAACAAGTCGCAGGACCGAATCGAAGTCAAATACATGCTGCAGCAGGATATGGTCACCAAGTTCCTGACGGCTGCAACGAGCGGCGGCGCGCCGGATATTCTGTTCTGGGACCGCTGGAGAACATCGCTGTACGCCCCGAAGAACGTGCTCCGGCCCATTGACGAGTACATAACCAGGGATGGTTTGAACCCGGATGATTTTTACGAGGAATCGTTAAAGGAGCTCACGCATGATGGCAAGCTCTACGGCCTGCCGTTAACGGTTGATGCACGCGCGCTGTTTTATAACAAGAAGATGTTTGCGGACGCGGGATTACAGCCGCCGACAACATGGGACGAATTGGAGCAGGCGGCCAAGACGCTGACGAAATGGAATGGCAGCAAGCTGGAGGTCGCGGGCTTCTCGATGGGCGATCCGGGACTGTTTAACATGTATCTGCAGCAGGCAGGCGGCCAGATGCTGACCGAGGACGGAAAGACGAATTTCAACAACGAGCAGGGCAAGCAAGTATTGGAGTTTTGGCAGCGCTTGCTGAACGAGGACAAAGTTTACAAAATCGGCTTTGAGGAAGGGCTTGGCGAAGGCAACGACGCATTTGTCACCGGCAAAGTGGCGATGCTGTACACCGGACCTTGGATGATGAGCACCTATAACAAATACGGCAAGGACCTGGATTACGGCATCGTGCCGCCGCCGAGCGGGCCGAACGGAGATCAGGGCAGCGTAATGGGCGGCTTCGGCCTGGTGATCCCGCAAGGCTCCAAGCATCCGGAGGAAGCGTGGGAGTTCATCAAATGGTGGACGGCGAATAAGGACAATGCACTGCTGTGGGCCAAGACCAGCCTGAATATGCCGGGCTTCAAGCCGGCGCTTGCGGATCCGTTCTTCACGGAGGACCCGCTGTGGAAGCCGTTTACGGAGACGCTGGAGTTTGCCAAGACACGTCCGACGCATCCGGGCTACTCCGTAATGGAGGAGAACGCCGTGATCCCGAATCTGGAGCTGTTCATGCAAAACAAGCAAAGCCTCGACGATACGCTGAAAAAAGCCCAGGAGCAAGGCGACAAGCTGCTTGCGGACAATGCGTCCGTGGAATAA
- a CDS encoding GntR family transcriptional regulator, translated as MNETTSSKPMYEKIFDDVKQQIMSNSYRPGDRIPSEKELAEAYNVSRITSKKAMELLAAEGMIVRKPGRGSFVADPETGMQEAAAPGRQDGSRGVNGHGQEQAVKLIGVVLTDFAGSYGTRLIYGMEDAARERDCFLVLRRTFGVQENEEDTIRKLLQLGVDGLIVFPAQGEFFNAEILKLVIERFPLVLIDREIKGVAAASISTDNTKAATEAAEHLFDLGHTHIALLSPPPVDTSAVEDRIEGFVQAHAGRGVAADRSLWICDLTSTLPNSFNDENIERDIGRIMKHLQEQPAITAIFAIEYYIALLAKEAVTRLGLSIPGDISIICFDSPQFRIGEGYAFTHMRQSEEEMGKLAVENVLAIMEQETVANKIKLPAQLIPGESTGPARDVGKTK; from the coding sequence ATGAATGAAACGACCTCGTCCAAACCGATGTACGAGAAGATATTCGATGATGTGAAGCAGCAAATTATGTCCAATAGCTATAGACCCGGGGACCGGATTCCTTCGGAGAAGGAGCTGGCCGAAGCGTACAATGTGAGCCGGATCACGAGCAAAAAGGCGATGGAGCTGCTGGCAGCCGAAGGGATGATTGTGCGGAAGCCGGGGCGCGGCTCGTTTGTCGCCGATCCGGAGACAGGCATGCAGGAGGCGGCAGCGCCCGGGCGGCAGGACGGAAGCCGGGGAGTAAACGGGCATGGCCAGGAGCAGGCCGTGAAGCTGATCGGCGTTGTGCTGACCGATTTTGCCGGCAGCTACGGCACCCGGCTGATCTACGGGATGGAGGATGCCGCGCGGGAACGGGATTGCTTTCTGGTGCTGCGGCGGACATTCGGCGTTCAAGAGAACGAGGAGGACACGATCCGCAAGCTGCTGCAGCTTGGGGTGGACGGACTGATCGTGTTCCCCGCGCAAGGGGAGTTCTTTAATGCCGAGATCCTTAAGCTGGTGATCGAGCGATTCCCGCTTGTTCTGATCGACCGTGAGATCAAGGGAGTGGCCGCGGCGTCGATCAGCACCGACAACACGAAGGCGGCAACGGAGGCGGCGGAGCATCTGTTCGATCTCGGGCATACCCATATTGCCCTGTTGTCCCCGCCTCCGGTGGATACGTCCGCGGTGGAGGATCGGATTGAGGGCTTCGTCCAGGCCCATGCCGGACGCGGCGTGGCCGCAGACCGGAGCTTGTGGATTTGCGATCTGACCTCCACGCTGCCGAACTCGTTTAACGATGAGAACATCGAGCGGGATATCGGGAGAATTATGAAGCATCTGCAGGAGCAGCCGGCGATTACGGCTATATTTGCCATCGAATACTATATCGCGCTGCTGGCGAAAGAAGCGGTAACCCGCCTTGGACTTAGCATCCCGGGAGATATTTCGATTATTTGCTTTGACAGCCCGCAATTCCGCATCGGAGAAGGGTATGCCTTCACGCATATGCGACAAAGCGAGGAGGAGATGGGCAAGCTGGCCGTAGAAAACGTGCTGGCGATCATGGAGCAGGAAACGGTCGCGAACAAAATCAAGCTTCCGGCACAGCTCATCCCCGGGGAATCTACCGGTCCTGCCCGCGATGTGGGGAAGACAAAATAA
- a CDS encoding response regulator transcription factor, translating into MMNVLVVDDEATEREGIKDLIRQYKFPCRVLEAENGSAAGQILNRHAVDLLITDVRMPMMNGLELSKLARKTQENLQIVICSGYGEFEYARSAIKLGVVNYLLKPLDIDEFLEVMEQVTKEKPQRDPGHETEESKVIRQVKQFIKDHFQRDISLSDAANEVYLSPGYLSILFKKETGVNFSKYLTDYRLRKADYLLLHSNMKINDIAAFVGIDNPSYFCKLFRNKFGVSPQQYRER; encoded by the coding sequence ATGATGAATGTGCTGGTCGTTGATGATGAAGCGACGGAACGGGAAGGGATCAAGGACCTGATCCGCCAATACAAGTTCCCCTGCCGCGTCCTCGAAGCGGAGAACGGCAGCGCTGCCGGACAGATTCTCAACCGTCATGCCGTAGATCTGCTGATTACCGATGTGAGGATGCCAATGATGAACGGGCTGGAGTTAAGCAAGCTGGCCCGAAAAACCCAGGAGAACTTGCAGATTGTCATCTGCAGCGGGTATGGGGAATTCGAGTATGCCCGCAGCGCCATCAAGCTTGGTGTGGTCAATTACTTGCTCAAGCCGCTCGATATCGACGAATTTCTGGAGGTCATGGAACAAGTAACGAAGGAGAAGCCTCAAAGGGACCCCGGTCACGAAACGGAGGAGTCGAAGGTCATCCGGCAGGTGAAGCAGTTCATCAAGGATCATTTTCAGCGGGATATCTCTTTGTCTGACGCCGCCAATGAAGTTTACCTTTCCCCGGGCTATTTGAGCATCCTGTTCAAGAAGGAAACCGGCGTCAATTTCTCCAAATATCTGACGGATTACCGCCTGCGCAAAGCGGACTATCTCCTGCTGCATTCCAACATGAAAATCAACGATATTGCCGCATTTGTCGGAATCGACAATCCGTCGTACTTCTGCAAGCTGTTCCGCAACAAATTCGGAGTCAGCCCGCAGCAGTACCGGGAACGGTAA
- a CDS encoding glycoside hydrolase family 76 protein, with amino-acid sequence MEVQRSGRLATGQAALWAERAARMHQDMFACYMNDETGILDQWYPRSENRSGDNFYYWWQAHVLDVLVDAYERSGDPALPERIGRFCRSLESYNGGTFKHNYYDDMEWTALALLRAYDALGDPWYKKKSLELWADIQTAWNGHCGGGMAWKKDQLDYKNTPANAPAAILAARLYRRFGDEADLSWAKRIYDWNKACLVDPETGFVWDGINRLGDGRIDKDWKFTYCQGVFLGAGVELYQCTGSAQYLEDARRTAQACFDELADPDSGLLPDEGIDDTGLFKGILIRYLLELLRLDPEAPRVRGIIAANAERLWREGMQPSPLLCGPDWARPPRLPVQLSVQLSGLMLLEAAAALEAENDQP; translated from the coding sequence ATGGAAGTACAGCGAAGCGGACGTTTGGCGACCGGGCAGGCCGCCCTTTGGGCGGAGCGGGCGGCCCGGATGCATCAGGACATGTTCGCCTGCTATATGAACGATGAGACCGGTATTCTCGATCAATGGTATCCCCGTTCGGAGAACCGGTCTGGCGACAACTTCTACTACTGGTGGCAGGCGCATGTCCTCGACGTCCTGGTGGACGCCTATGAGCGCAGCGGCGATCCGGCACTGCCGGAGCGGATTGGACGCTTCTGCCGCAGTCTGGAAAGCTATAACGGCGGTACGTTCAAGCACAATTATTACGACGATATGGAATGGACGGCGCTGGCGCTGCTGCGGGCCTATGATGCATTGGGCGACCCGTGGTACAAGAAAAAATCGCTGGAGCTGTGGGCGGATATCCAAACCGCGTGGAACGGGCATTGCGGCGGGGGAATGGCCTGGAAGAAAGACCAGCTTGATTACAAAAACACCCCGGCCAACGCCCCGGCCGCCATTTTGGCGGCCCGGCTCTATCGGCGCTTCGGCGATGAAGCGGATCTGTCCTGGGCCAAGCGTATTTACGATTGGAATAAGGCTTGTCTCGTTGATCCGGAGACCGGATTTGTCTGGGACGGCATCAACCGTCTGGGCGACGGGCGGATCGACAAGGACTGGAAATTCACCTATTGCCAGGGCGTGTTCCTCGGCGCCGGGGTCGAGCTGTACCAGTGTACCGGCAGCGCGCAATATCTGGAGGACGCCCGGCGGACCGCGCAAGCTTGTTTTGACGAGCTTGCCGATCCGGACAGCGGCCTGCTGCCCGATGAAGGGATCGACGATACCGGGCTGTTCAAGGGCATCCTGATCCGCTATTTGCTGGAGCTGCTGCGGCTCGACCCGGAGGCTCCCCGCGTCCGCGGCATCATCGCGGCCAATGCGGAGCGCCTGTGGCGCGAAGGCATGCAGCCTTCGCCGCTGCTGTGCGGGCCGGACTGGGCAAGACCTCCGCGTCTGCCGGTGCAGCTCAGCGTCCAGCTTAGCGGACTGATGCTGCTGGAGGCAGCGGCCGCGCTCGAGGCGGAAAATGATCAGCCGTGA